CAGGCGCACGGGGTTCTTAAACCGGTAATTATTCAGCTCTAGCCCCAAAGAGTACTTCAGGTTCAGTACATGGCGCACCATATTAATCTTTTGCGACAAGAACCAGATGTTTACATTCACCGATTTTCCGCTTCTCAGGTCCAGCCAGGAACCGGTAGCGCCCGGCGCAAAGGCCTGCGTGGCCGCATCCGTATATACGGTATTATCTACAAAATTTGCAAAGCCCAGGTCAATGCTGAACCAGCTGGTGATTACATTTTTTGCCCGGCTGGCTTTTACCCAGGGCTGCCCGTTTCCGGTGATGATTACAGAATCCTTTTTTTTACTCGTAATAACCTTCACATTAATTTCGGTAGTATCGGCCCCCTTCTGATCCTGCGCCTGCAGGCAAAGCGGTGCCATTAAAATTGTGTATACAATTAGTCGTATCGTTTTCATTTTTTTTATTTTACGTTCACCGCAAAGCCTGCAATGGTTACCTGGCCCTCACCGTCTGTAAGCGCTCCTGATATCCGCTCCTCAATGCGTTGCGTTAACTTTTTGAATAAGGATTTTTTCGGTTTTGGTTGTTTTTCTTCCTCGGTCATTGCTACCACCGGTTGTACAGAAGGATCCTGTTTCTGTACAGCCGGCGGGGTAACTTCTACTTTGTTGATGGCTACATCCTGTTGGGAAACTACACCGGCATTGCGCACCGCCGGCGTTGATGTTCCTGAAACAGCGGGGGTTGATGTTGCAGATGTTGCTGTCGCAGTAACACCCCTCCTCTGCTTTTGCTCTTTTTTGTCCGCTCTGTTTTCCTGCTCCTGCCTGTCTGAAGCCCTATAAACGGCAATCGCGGTTTCCTTACCGGGTTGTGGTACCGTGTCGGCTGCTACAACGCTGTCATCTGCGGGAACACGGGCCACATCGTTTCCGGGAACGCTGTCCTGGTGCCGGGGATGCTGCGAGTCCGCCAGGGTTGCTTTTTTCCCTTGTTCCTGCATCCATAAAGCGGCTCCCACTGCCATCACTACCAGGGCCGCCGCCGCGGCAATCCTCCATATTTTGAGCGATACCAGCCGGGAACGCCTCCGGTACAAGCGGGCTTTATCCGGAAATACAATGTTCAGGTCCGGTTTAGCAATGGTTTGTTCAAACGCCTGCAGACGTTTGGCCAGTTCCGGAGACGGATGCTGCAGCGCTTCAGCAACGGCAGCCGGAACAGCTTCTTTATCCAAATAGGAAAGCAGGGCTTCATCGGAAATGGAGGCGGTCCCGAAAAACAATTTCGATTTGTCGGGAAATACCATCTCCGGATCCGCTACCTGCCGAGTCCGGAGCAACTCTTCCAGCAGCGGCTGTGTTTCCGGATGCTGTTGCAGGAATGCCTCTACTTCAGCCCGTTCATCCCTGTTCAGTTCATTATCCACATACAGAAGGAAATAAGCTTCATAATTGGTCGGATTAATTTTTCCTTGCATGGTTATAATACGTTTTCAATTTTAACCAAATAATCTTTCAGTTGTAAGCGCGCCCGGTGCAAATACACTTTTACCTGGCTGGCCGAAAGTCCGGTAATGTCTCCAATTTCTTCGTAACTGTACCCTTCATAATCTTTTAACAACACCAGCGACCGTTTGGTATCATCCAGTCGCTCGAGCGCCCGGTGCAACACTTCTTTCAGATTCCGGCTCCCCTGTTCGGTATACCGGTCGTAAGCGCCCATCGATTCTTCATAAACCATCCGTTTATATTTCCGGATATGGTCGATCATTTTCCGGTAGGCAATGGTAAAGAGCAGGGATTTTGATTTTTCCGCATCCACCTCGTTCCGCTGCTCCCAAAGTGCCTGAAATGCAGATTGTACCACATCCTCCGCGTTTGCCGCATGTTTCAGGTTCTTTACAATAAACCGGTACACATTGTCCGCATACATTGTTACACATTCGTTATATTCCTTTTCCGTCATAGATCCAGTAGCAGGGTTGTAGTTATTATCTTTTTTGAACCGGTTTATATGTAATACGGGCGATGCGGTTAAAAAGTTACAGGAAAAATTTTTTTTTGAGAAATTTGAGAATGTGGAAATGTGAGCATATGAGAATGCCCGGGAATGGCGAGTAGCGAAACGCATCAAGCAGGGATCCAACCTCAACCGTTAAACAAATAAGCTTGGCTTTTAGCCTTCAGCCCTCAGCATCGAGCATCCAGCATTTAAAATCTAACCCTTTCCATCAAGTGTAAAACTGAACCCTGACGGTTCAACCTTGAACTTGAAACCAACCCTCCAGGCCTACCGCAACACCATCTGGCGGTCGGCATCCAGCCGGATGAGGATAAACAG
The sequence above is a segment of the Niabella agricola genome. Coding sequences within it:
- a CDS encoding anti-sigma factor family protein — its product is MQGKINPTNYEAYFLLYVDNELNRDERAEVEAFLQQHPETQPLLEELLRTRQVADPEMVFPDKSKLFFGTASISDEALLSYLDKEAVPAAVAEALQHPSPELAKRLQAFEQTIAKPDLNIVFPDKARLYRRRSRLVSLKIWRIAAAAALVVMAVGAALWMQEQGKKATLADSQHPRHQDSVPGNDVARVPADDSVVAADTVPQPGKETAIAVYRASDRQEQENRADKKEQKQRRGVTATATSATSTPAVSGTSTPAVRNAGVVSQQDVAINKVEVTPPAVQKQDPSVQPVVAMTEEEKQPKPKKSLFKKLTQRIEERISGALTDGEGQVTIAGFAVNVK
- a CDS encoding RNA polymerase sigma factor codes for the protein MTEKEYNECVTMYADNVYRFIVKNLKHAANAEDVVQSAFQALWEQRNEVDAEKSKSLLFTIAYRKMIDHIRKYKRMVYEESMGAYDRYTEQGSRNLKEVLHRALERLDDTKRSLVLLKDYEGYSYEEIGDITGLSASQVKVYLHRARLQLKDYLVKIENVL
- a CDS encoding PorT family protein, producing MKTIRLIVYTILMAPLCLQAQDQKGADTTEINVKVITSKKKDSVIITGNGQPWVKASRAKNVITSWFSIDLGFANFVDNTVYTDAATQAFAPGATGSWLDLRSGKSVNVNIWFLSQKINMVRHVLNLKYSLGLELNNYRFKNPVRLNPRPATDAAIPAVVYLDETPGRTYKKTKLAADYLTLPVMLNVSFPTKNRKVVEVNRKNVRVKASKEFGFSAGISAGYLYSARNKYINSDEGKHKFKDDFSLNPWKISYVGEVNLGYLGVYGSFATKSMFKRGLDLTPYTVGVRVGL